Proteins encoded within one genomic window of Stigmatopora argus isolate UIUO_Sarg chromosome 21, RoL_Sarg_1.0, whole genome shotgun sequence:
- the LOC144066796 gene encoding H-2 class I histocompatibility antigen, K-Q alpha chain-like isoform X1, which translates to MLEMAALFVVALHIQSVQPVFHTLEYIDIASSLIPNFPEYLRVAYVDDVPIIHYDSMSRKLSPKQDWVNKITTQDPDYWRSDTEICIDNQHVSKVNIKIANERFNQSGGVHTMQRISGCGWDDETGEVDGWQHYAYDGEDFISLDFKQWRWLAFKPQALVTKHKWEEQFDLEYAKYYYTKTCPEYLKAHVSNGKDFLMRTELPRLSLLQKKSWSPVTCHATGFYPRDAILFWKKDGQKLSKGVEREETLPNHDGTFQVATHLRAADPGARYECVFQLAGVPDDIVVPLDDRVLLSNERIEAEERRKMALAVAVPLAVLVAIVIVAAIVYKWRKGEGHLLLQSMATNFCLHPNMRQLFSTPIELASQERPAEANILPQSVPERDVVPIE; encoded by the exons ATGCTGGAGATGGCAGCTTTATTTGTTGTGGCTCTCCACATTCAAAGCGTCCAGCCCG tgTTCCACACGCTGGAGTATATCGACATAGCCTCGTCTCTAATTCCAAACTTCCCAGAATACTTGCGCGTCGCTTACGTTGACGACGTGCCGATCATTCACTACGACAGCATGAGCAGGAAATTAAGTCCCAAACAGGATTGGGTGAACAAGATCACAACCCAGGATCCAGACTACTGGAGGAGTGACACGGAGATCTGTATTGACAATCAGCACGTCTCCAAAGTCAACATTAAGATTGCTAATGAGCGCTTCAACCAAAGCGGAG GCGTTCACACGATGCAGCGAATATCTGGCTGCGGATGGGACGACGAGACCGGCGAGGTTGACGGTTGGCAACACTACGCTTACGACGGAGAAGACTTCATATCGTTAGACTTCAAGCAATGGAGATGGCTCGCGTTCAAGCCGCAAGCGCTCGTCACCAAACACAAATGGGAAGAACAATTTGATCTTGAATATGCAAAGTATTACTACACTAAAACTTGTCCAGAGTACTTGAAGGCGCATGTGAGCAACGGGAAGGACTTCCTCATGAGAACAG AGCTTCCGCGCCTGTCCCTGCTGCAGAAGAAGTCGTGGTCGCCGGTGACCTGCCACGCCACGGGTTTCTACCCCAGGGACGCCATCTTGTTCTGGAAGAAGGACGGCCAGAAACTCTCCAAGGGCGTGGAGAGGGAAGAGACCCTGCCCAACCACGATGGGACCTTCCAGGTCGCCACCCACCTCAGAGCGGCGGACCCCGGTGCCCGATACGAGTGCGTCTTCCAGCTGGCCGGCGTCCCGGACGACATCGTCGTCCCGCTGGACGACCGCGTCCTCCTGAGCAACGAGCGCATCGAAG CGGAAGAAAGGAGGAAGATGGCGCTGGCCGTCGCTGTACCGTTGGCGGTCCTAGTGGCCATCGTGATCGTCGCCGCCATCGTCTACAaatggagaaaaggtgagggacATTTGCTTCTTCAGTCGATGGCGACTAACTTTTGCTTGCACCCAAATATGCGCCAGTTG TTCTCCACGCCGATCGAGCTCGCTTCCCAGGAGCGCCCTGCCGAGGCCAATATTCTGCCCCAAAGCGTACCCGAACGAGATGTCGTCCCCATTGAGTGA
- the LOC144066796 gene encoding H-2 class I histocompatibility antigen, K-Q alpha chain-like isoform X3 translates to MLEMAALFVVALHIQSVQPVFHTLEYIDIASSLIPNFPEYLRVAYVDDVPIIHYDSMSRKLSPKQDWVNKITTQDPDYWRSDTEICIDNQHVSKVNIKIANERFNQSGGVHTMQRISGCGWDDETGEVDGWQHYAYDGEDFISLDFKQWRWLAFKPQALVTKHKWEEQFDLEYAKYYYTKTCPEYLKAHVSNGKDFLMRTELPRLSLLQKKSWSPVTCHATGFYPRDAILFWKKDGQKLSKGVEREETLPNHDGTFQVATHLRAADPGARYECVFQLAGVPDDIVVPLDDRVLLSNERIEAEERRKMALAVAVPLAVLVAIVIVAAIVYKWRKVLHADRARFPGAPCRGQYSAPKRTRTRCRPH, encoded by the exons ATGCTGGAGATGGCAGCTTTATTTGTTGTGGCTCTCCACATTCAAAGCGTCCAGCCCG tgTTCCACACGCTGGAGTATATCGACATAGCCTCGTCTCTAATTCCAAACTTCCCAGAATACTTGCGCGTCGCTTACGTTGACGACGTGCCGATCATTCACTACGACAGCATGAGCAGGAAATTAAGTCCCAAACAGGATTGGGTGAACAAGATCACAACCCAGGATCCAGACTACTGGAGGAGTGACACGGAGATCTGTATTGACAATCAGCACGTCTCCAAAGTCAACATTAAGATTGCTAATGAGCGCTTCAACCAAAGCGGAG GCGTTCACACGATGCAGCGAATATCTGGCTGCGGATGGGACGACGAGACCGGCGAGGTTGACGGTTGGCAACACTACGCTTACGACGGAGAAGACTTCATATCGTTAGACTTCAAGCAATGGAGATGGCTCGCGTTCAAGCCGCAAGCGCTCGTCACCAAACACAAATGGGAAGAACAATTTGATCTTGAATATGCAAAGTATTACTACACTAAAACTTGTCCAGAGTACTTGAAGGCGCATGTGAGCAACGGGAAGGACTTCCTCATGAGAACAG AGCTTCCGCGCCTGTCCCTGCTGCAGAAGAAGTCGTGGTCGCCGGTGACCTGCCACGCCACGGGTTTCTACCCCAGGGACGCCATCTTGTTCTGGAAGAAGGACGGCCAGAAACTCTCCAAGGGCGTGGAGAGGGAAGAGACCCTGCCCAACCACGATGGGACCTTCCAGGTCGCCACCCACCTCAGAGCGGCGGACCCCGGTGCCCGATACGAGTGCGTCTTCCAGCTGGCCGGCGTCCCGGACGACATCGTCGTCCCGCTGGACGACCGCGTCCTCCTGAGCAACGAGCGCATCGAAG CGGAAGAAAGGAGGAAGATGGCGCTGGCCGTCGCTGTACCGTTGGCGGTCCTAGTGGCCATCGTGATCGTCGCCGCCATCGTCTACAaatggagaaaag TTCTCCACGCCGATCGAGCTCGCTTCCCAGGAGCGCCCTGCCGAGGCCAATATTCTGCCCCAAAGCGTACCCGAACGAGATGTCGTCCCCATTGA
- the LOC144066796 gene encoding H-2 class I histocompatibility antigen, K-Q alpha chain-like isoform X2 yields MLEMAALFVVALHIQSVQPVFHTLEYIDIASSLIPNFPEYLRVAYVDDVPIIHYDSMSRKLSPKQDWVNKITTQDPDYWRSDTEICIDNQHVSKVNIKIANERFNQSGGVHTMQRISGCGWDDETGEVDGWQHYAYDGEDFISLDFKQWRWLAFKPQALVTKHKWEEQFDLEYAKYYYTKTCPEYLKAHVSNGKDFLMRTELPRLSLLQKKSWSPVTCHATGFYPRDAILFWKKDGQKLSKGVEREETLPNHDGTFQVATHLRAADPGARYECVFQLAGVPDDIVVPLDDRVLLSNERIEAEERRKMALAVAVPLAVLVAIVIVAAIVYKWRKAKYAPVVLHADRARFPGAPCRGQYSAPKRTRTRCRPH; encoded by the exons ATGCTGGAGATGGCAGCTTTATTTGTTGTGGCTCTCCACATTCAAAGCGTCCAGCCCG tgTTCCACACGCTGGAGTATATCGACATAGCCTCGTCTCTAATTCCAAACTTCCCAGAATACTTGCGCGTCGCTTACGTTGACGACGTGCCGATCATTCACTACGACAGCATGAGCAGGAAATTAAGTCCCAAACAGGATTGGGTGAACAAGATCACAACCCAGGATCCAGACTACTGGAGGAGTGACACGGAGATCTGTATTGACAATCAGCACGTCTCCAAAGTCAACATTAAGATTGCTAATGAGCGCTTCAACCAAAGCGGAG GCGTTCACACGATGCAGCGAATATCTGGCTGCGGATGGGACGACGAGACCGGCGAGGTTGACGGTTGGCAACACTACGCTTACGACGGAGAAGACTTCATATCGTTAGACTTCAAGCAATGGAGATGGCTCGCGTTCAAGCCGCAAGCGCTCGTCACCAAACACAAATGGGAAGAACAATTTGATCTTGAATATGCAAAGTATTACTACACTAAAACTTGTCCAGAGTACTTGAAGGCGCATGTGAGCAACGGGAAGGACTTCCTCATGAGAACAG AGCTTCCGCGCCTGTCCCTGCTGCAGAAGAAGTCGTGGTCGCCGGTGACCTGCCACGCCACGGGTTTCTACCCCAGGGACGCCATCTTGTTCTGGAAGAAGGACGGCCAGAAACTCTCCAAGGGCGTGGAGAGGGAAGAGACCCTGCCCAACCACGATGGGACCTTCCAGGTCGCCACCCACCTCAGAGCGGCGGACCCCGGTGCCCGATACGAGTGCGTCTTCCAGCTGGCCGGCGTCCCGGACGACATCGTCGTCCCGCTGGACGACCGCGTCCTCCTGAGCAACGAGCGCATCGAAG CGGAAGAAAGGAGGAAGATGGCGCTGGCCGTCGCTGTACCGTTGGCGGTCCTAGTGGCCATCGTGATCGTCGCCGCCATCGTCTACAaatggagaaaag CCAAATATGCGCCAGTTG TTCTCCACGCCGATCGAGCTCGCTTCCCAGGAGCGCCCTGCCGAGGCCAATATTCTGCCCCAAAGCGTACCCGAACGAGATGTCGTCCCCATTGA
- the LOC144067313 gene encoding uncharacterized protein LOC144067313 isoform X2, which produces MNRSPSRSCCFFTLAEFCVLDACRKGWSRFWTSLRMKHRPDRSPSYWLGWSRFGTSLRMKHRPDRSPSYCLGWSRFGTSLRMKHRPDRSPSYCLGWSRFGTSLRMKHRPDRSPSYCLGM; this is translated from the exons ATGAACAGAAGTCCATcaagaagttgttgtttttttacgttgGCTGAGTTTTGTGTACTCGACGCATGCcgaaaag gatggagtaggttttggaccagcttgcggatgaagcACCGCCCCGACCGGTCACCTTCGTATTGGCTCG gatggagtaggtttgggaccagcttgcggatgaagcACCGCCCCGACCGGTCACCTTCGTATTGTCTCG gatggagtaggtttgggaccagcttgcggatgaagcACCGCCCCGACCGGTCACCTTCGTATTGTCTCG gatggagtaggtttgggaccagcttgcggatgaagcACCGCCCCGACCGGTCACCTTCGTATTGTCTCGGTATGTga
- the LOC144067313 gene encoding uncharacterized protein LOC144067313 isoform X1 — translation MNRSPSRSCCFFTLAEFCVLDACRKGWSRFWTSLRMKHRPDRSPSYWLGWSRFGTSLRMKHRPDRSPSYCLGWSRFGTSLRMKHRPDRSPSYCLGWSRFGTSLRMKHRPDRSPSYCLGWSRFGTSLRDEAPPRPSYWLD, via the exons ATGAACAGAAGTCCATcaagaagttgttgtttttttacgttgGCTGAGTTTTGTGTACTCGACGCATGCcgaaaag gatggagtaggttttggaccagcttgcggatgaagcACCGCCCCGACCGGTCACCTTCGTATTGGCTCG gatggagtaggtttgggaccagcttgcggatgaagcACCGCCCCGACCGGTCACCTTCGTATTGTCTCG gatggagtaggtttgggaccagcttgcggatgaagcACCGCCCCGACCGGTCACCTTCGTATTGTCTCG gatggagtaggtttgggaccagcttgcggatgaagcACCGCCCCGACCGGTCACCTTCGTATTGTCTCG gatggagtaggtTTGGCACCAGCTTGCGGGATGAAGCGCCGCCCCGACCTTCGTATTGGCTCG attag
- the LOC144067313 gene encoding uncharacterized protein LOC144067313 isoform X4 has protein sequence MNRSPSRSCCFFTLAEFCVLDACRKGWSRFWTSLRMKHRPDRSPSYWLGWSRFGTSLRMKHRPDRSPSYCLGWSRFGTSLRMKHRPDRSPSYCLGWSRFGTSLRDEAPPRPSYWLD, from the exons ATGAACAGAAGTCCATcaagaagttgttgtttttttacgttgGCTGAGTTTTGTGTACTCGACGCATGCcgaaaag gatggagtaggttttggaccagcttgcggatgaagcACCGCCCCGACCGGTCACCTTCGTATTGGCTCG gatggagtaggtttgggaccagcttgcggatgaagcACCGCCCCGACCGGTCACCTTCGTATTGTCTCG gatggagtaggtttgggaccagcttgcggatgaagcACCGCCCCGACCGGTCACCTTCGTATTGTCTCG gatggagtaggtTTGGCACCAGCTTGCGGGATGAAGCGCCGCCCCGACCTTCGTATTGGCTCG attag
- the LOC144067313 gene encoding uncharacterized protein LOC144067313 isoform X5, which yields MNRSPSRSCCFFTLAEFCVLDACRKGWSRFGTSLRMKHRPDRSPSYCLGWSRFGTSLRMKHRPDRSPSYCLGWSRFGTSLRMKHRPDRSPSYCLGWSRFGTSLRDEAPPRPSYWLD from the exons ATGAACAGAAGTCCATcaagaagttgttgtttttttacgttgGCTGAGTTTTGTGTACTCGACGCATGCcgaaaag gatggagtaggtttgggaccagcttgcggatgaagcACCGCCCCGACCGGTCACCTTCGTATTGTCTCG gatggagtaggtttgggaccagcttgcggatgaagcACCGCCCCGACCGGTCACCTTCGTATTGTCTCG gatggagtaggtttgggaccagcttgcggatgaagcACCGCCCCGACCGGTCACCTTCGTATTGTCTCG gatggagtaggtTTGGCACCAGCTTGCGGGATGAAGCGCCGCCCCGACCTTCGTATTGGCTCG attag